A region of Ictidomys tridecemlineatus isolate mIctTri1 chromosome 4, mIctTri1.hap1, whole genome shotgun sequence DNA encodes the following proteins:
- the Pts gene encoding 6-pyruvoyl tetrahydrobiopterin synthase isoform X1, translating to MSMAVPGGGRRARVSRLVSFSASHRLHSKSLSDEENLKLFGKCNNPNGHGHNYKVEVTVYGEIDPVTGMVMNLTDLKKYMEEAIMKPLDHKNLDLDVPYFADVVSTTENVAVYIWENLQKFLPVGVLYKVKVHETDNNIVVYKGE from the exons ATGAGCATGGCGGTCCCGGGCGGTGGCCGTCGGGCGCGAGTGTCCCGCCTAGTCTCCTTCAGCGCGAGCCACCGGCTGCACAG CAAATCTTTGAGTGATGAGGAAAACTTGAAACTTTTTGGGAAATGCAATAATCCGAATGGCCATGGGCACAATTATAAAG TTGAGGTGACAGTATATGGAGAG atcGATCCTGTTACAGGAATGGTTATGAATTTGACTGACCTCAAAAAATATATGGAG GAGGCGATCATGAAGCCCCTTGATCACAAGAATCTGGATCTAGATGTACCATATTTTGCAGATGTTGTAAG caCGACAGAAAATGTAGCTGTATATATCTGGGAAAACCTCCAGAAATTTCTTCCTGTGGGAGTTCTTTATAAAGTAAAAGTGCATGAAACTGACAATAATATTGTAGTCTATAAAGGAGAATAG
- the Pts gene encoding 6-pyruvoyl tetrahydrobiopterin synthase isoform X2 — MAMGTIIKIDPVTGMVMNLTDLKKYMEEAIMKPLDHKNLDLDVPYFADVVSTTENVAVYIWENLQKFLPVGVLYKVKVHETDNNIVVYKGE, encoded by the exons ATGGCCATGGGCACAATTATAAAG atcGATCCTGTTACAGGAATGGTTATGAATTTGACTGACCTCAAAAAATATATGGAG GAGGCGATCATGAAGCCCCTTGATCACAAGAATCTGGATCTAGATGTACCATATTTTGCAGATGTTGTAAG caCGACAGAAAATGTAGCTGTATATATCTGGGAAAACCTCCAGAAATTTCTTCCTGTGGGAGTTCTTTATAAAGTAAAAGTGCATGAAACTGACAATAATATTGTAGTCTATAAAGGAGAATAG